A window of Melitaea cinxia chromosome 26, ilMelCinx1.1, whole genome shotgun sequence contains these coding sequences:
- the LOC123666596 gene encoding ubiquitin-conjugating enzyme E2 H → MSSPSAGKRRMDTDVIKLIESKHEVTILGGLNEFCVKFFGPPGTPYEGGVWRVRVHLPDHYPFKSPSIGFMNKVYHPNIDEVSGTVCLDVINQAWTALYDLSNIFESFLPQLLTYPNPIDPLNGDAAAMYLHKPEEYKKKVSDYVKRFATEEALLEKDAITGAGAATRNGANSDTESSMSEFSDDEAHDMEL, encoded by the exons TATTGAAAGCAAACACGAAGTAACAATACTCGGGGGCCTGAACGAGTTCTGTGTGAAATTCTTCGGACCTCCAGGAA CTCCTTACGAAGGTGGCGTATGGCGGGTGCGAGTCCACTTGCCCGACCACTACCCATTCAAGTCGCCGTCCATCGGCTTCATGAACAAAGTCTACCATCCGAACATCGACGAAGTGTCCGGCACTGTGTGTCTGGACGTCATCAACCAAGCCTGGACAGCTTTATACG ACTTGTCGAACATATTCGAGTCCTTCCTACCGCAGCTCCTGACGTACCCCAACCCTATCGACCCTCTGAACGGTGATGCCGCTGCCATGTACCTCCACAAACCtgaggaatacaaaaaaaaggttTCCG ACTACGTAAAACGCTTCGCGACAGAAGAAGCCCTGTTAGAAAAGGACGCGATAACCGGCGCCGGGGCCGCGACACGTAACGGTGCTAACAGCGACACCGAGTCCTCGATGTCCGAGTTTAGTGATGACGAGGCCCACGATATGGAGTTATAA